catgtcctagtcaaaggtaacaccaaggttttttactttattatcacaggtcaatttaatgccatccaggttaagtgattgactaagcagtttcttttttaaagactccggtccaaagacgacaacttctgtcttgtctgaatttagaagcaaaaaattaaagtcaaccaagtttttatatcttcaagacatgcttgtagtctatctaactggttgggttcatcaggatttatggataagtaaagctgagtatcatcagcgtaacaatgaaaatttatcctatgctgcctgataatttgacctattggaagcatatatatagtaaagagaattggcccaagtactgaaccctgtggtactccacaattaaccctggagtttaaagatgatttatcatttacatgaacaaactggaatctgtcagacagataagatttaaaccagcctagtgctttTCCCccgatccctacagcatattccagcctttctaagagaatattatgatcgactggatcaaatgcagcactgagatctaacagaaccagaagagacccaagtccattatctgagaccataagaatatcattagtgactttcagcagagctgtttcagtgctatgatgagctctgaagcctgactgaagctcttcaaacaggtcattgctgtataaatgttcacacatttgattagcaactattttctcaagaattttagataagaatggaagattggatataggtctgtaatttaagtcatctcgatcaagcgaaggtttcttaagtaaaggtttaattacagcctTTTAAGGTGCCTCGGTTACCCGAATGCTGTTCCTGGACCATCTTCTTTCACGGTCAAGCTCAGGTTAAAACCGTCCCGGATTCCATGTCTCCGGATCTGAGTCACACTCCGAGCTTCCGAACCCAAGCCGAAAAACCCTGTCCGCCCTCCAACGAACCAAACCTCCACCGACAAGCAAAACAAGCTGCCTCCTGGACCTGACACCCTCCCGGACCAAAAACTTCATTCTCACCGTAAGCAGCTATTCACTCTTACAATTCCTCTCTGCTTCTGGTCAACTATCTCACTTCTACTTCTCTCCCTAGAAGGCGAGGCTGAACCGGTCCCTGAGAGTTCCTGCCATACCAAATATTATTactacacaaaaaataaaacctgttaaAAGGATCAGCTGTCTCAAGTTTCTGCATGTGtgtcaaaagaataaaaaaaaaaacaagagttaaGGTAGTGCTGGAAAATAATGGTGgcaaataataacaaaatatagaaaatttGGCCACAATTTGGACTTTTACACATTAGGGTGTTTTCACCTTAGTTATCTGGTGCCTCTGGTGGACAGAAGTGGTAAGGCGTCTTCGTCACTTCCTATTTTCACTGTTGCAcacggtggattgtttggtgtggaTTGTTTATTATCTGTATTTTTACAGCCAGGAGGAGGCAGGACCATCTGGCACtgtatgatatatatataagttttaAACACACGTTCTTATTTTATGGTTTTCTATGTTTTTGACTCTTCACATTGTATGGAGATTTActgaatgccaagagagcaaaacaataataaaagcaaagggtggctatttttaacaatctaaaatataaaaatgtctagttatttcacactttttgtttactatgcgatggactggcaacctgtccagggtgtagcccACCTCTCgcccttagactgctggagataggcaccagctgcccTTGATGCCTTTGTGAGAACCTAATGTAAATGGTCATGGAAATAAAGAGAACCATTAAGTGAGACAATGTATCTAAAACGTTCGACTGGCAgtgtatatgtacatatatgttACATAGAGTATCTAtttctatataatatatatatatatatatatatatatatacatactgctcaaaaaaataaagtgaacactcaaataacacatcctagatctgaatgaatgaaatattctcattgaatactttgttctgtataaagttgaatgtgctaacaacaaaatcacacaaaaatcatcaatggaaatcaaatttattaaccaatggaggcctggatttggagtcacacacaaaattaaagtgtaaaaacacactagaggctgatccaactttgatgtaatgtccttaaaacaagtcaaaatgaggctcagtattgtgtgtgacctccacgtgtctgtatgacctccctacaacgcctggagatgctcctgatgagatggtggatggtctcctgagggatctcctcccagacctggactaaaacatccaccaactcctggacagtctgtggagcaacgtgacgttggtggatggagcgagacatgatgttccagatgtgctcaatcggattcaggtctggagaacgggcggaccagtccatagcttcaatgtcttcatcttgcaggaactgctgacacactccagccacatgaggtctagccttgtcctgcattaggaggaacccagggccaaccgcaccagcatatggtctcacaaggggtctgaggatctcatctcggtacctaatggcagtcaggctatctctggtgagcacatggagaaagaaatgccacctcaCATCATTACTGACCCGCTACCAAACCGGTCATggtgaaggatgttgcaggcagcagatctctctccatggtgtctccagactctgtcacgtctgtcacatgtgctcagtgtgaacctgctttcatctgtgaagaccacagggcaccagtggtgaatttaccaatcctggcaAAACCcatcaacattcaaaagtgaccaaaacatcatccagaaatcatcggtactgagaagtggtctgtggtcccctcctgcagaaccactcctttattgagtgtcttgataatcaccaaagatttccctctgttgtcttttccatttgaacaacaagatgtgaaattaattgtcaatcagagttgcttcctaagtggacagtttgatttcacagaagtttgattaacttggagttatattgtgttgtttaagtgttccctttatttttttgagcagtatatatatatatacatatacacactgTGAGGTCCATCAAACTGAATCACTGAACAGaagtaaaaggttttatttctgttttatccaAAACAAACGTTTCCACATGCTGCGTATTTTCGACAGCTTGAGGCCATACACCAGAGGGTTGAACAGCGGCTGACATGTTATATAGTAGAGTGACAACAATACTTTTATAACATCAGGAACACTGGTCATGTTAAACCTGCTCTGCAACACCTCAAAGCAAATACCAAATGAGAAGTTAATCAGAGAAGCCAGGTGAGGAGTGCAGGTACTGACCGCTTTCTGCCGGGTCTGTTTGGACCCAGAAAAACACACGTTCAGGATTCTCATATAGGTGTAGAGAAATATAGTAAATGGAATAAAAACAGTGAGACCAGCGCTAATTAGTCCATAGATGTTGTTGACTGTAACATCAAAGCAGGCCAGTTTAACTATTGAATAGTTGTCGCAGTACATTTTGTTAATGACGTTTCCACAGAGCTTCAGAGTGAAACTCAAAGACTTGGTCGTAGTAACCACTAAAAAGCCAGTTATCCAGGCTGCTGCAATTAAAATTGCAACTTTCTTCAGGGGCATCAGTGAATGATACTGCAGAGGATGACAGATGGCCAGGTATCGGTCATAAGACATGACGGCTAGATTACAAAACTCTGCAGCTGCATAAGTGTAAAGACAGAAAATCTGTGAGAAACAGAGCGGAACAGAAACTGTGTGAACATCTGAGAGGATCTGAACCAGCAGGAAGGGAAACAGGCCTGAGCTGCCATACAGTTCAGTCACAAACAGgctgcacagaaatatgtacatagGTTCATGTAAGCTCCTGTTCACACAGATCACCACAATCAGCAGAATATTAGAACCAAGgattaaaatatacaaaaacagcAC
This genomic window from Girardinichthys multiradiatus isolate DD_20200921_A chromosome 18, DD_fGirMul_XY1, whole genome shotgun sequence contains:
- the LOC124884488 gene encoding olfactory receptor 11A1-like produces the protein MNSTQVSHFTLSAYFDIKQLKYFIFMLVLFLYILILGSNILLIVVICVNRSLHEPMYIFLCSLFVTELYGSSGLFPFLLVQILSDVHTVSVPLCFSQIFCLYTYAAAEFCNLAVMSYDRYLAICHPLQYHSLMPLKKVAILIAAAWITGFLVVTTTKSLSFTLKLCGNVINKMYCDNYSIVKLACFDVTVNNIYGLISAGLTVFIPFTIFLYTYMRILNVCFSGSKQTRQKAVSTCTPHLASLINFSFGICFEVLQSRFNMTSVPDVIKVLLSLYYITCQPLFNPLVYGLKLSKIRSMWKRLFWIKQK